Proteins co-encoded in one Streptococcus parauberis NCFD 2020 genomic window:
- a CDS encoding TMEM175 family protein produces the protein MQSSRLEAFSDAILAIVITIMVLQFQMPKGPRIYDLLPLLPKLLAYTLSYFFVILYWINHHHILLSVKLVNAKIIWANVIWLFFMSFIPFTTSWVSKYHMYRMPSMVYGILLLFTGMSYVFLQKEIYNMTDEKDQLGQTIGQDKKGTLSLALCSIGIILSFFSSHLAMACYLLTAIFWFVQGKVFSKVITTTQTDTDE, from the coding sequence ATGCAAAGTTCTCGTTTAGAAGCATTTAGTGACGCTATATTAGCAATTGTAATTACAATTATGGTTTTACAATTTCAAATGCCAAAAGGTCCCCGCATATATGATTTACTTCCCTTATTACCAAAACTGTTGGCATATACCTTAAGTTATTTCTTTGTTATCCTATATTGGATTAACCATCACCATATCCTCTTAAGCGTTAAATTGGTTAATGCGAAAATCATTTGGGCAAATGTTATCTGGTTATTCTTTATGTCATTTATTCCTTTTACTACTTCATGGGTTAGTAAGTACCACATGTATCGTATGCCTTCAATGGTTTATGGAATACTTTTACTTTTTACAGGAATGTCTTATGTCTTTTTACAAAAAGAAATCTATAACATGACAGATGAAAAAGACCAATTAGGTCAAACAATTGGTCAAGATAAAAAAGGGACTCTGTCATTAGCACTTTGTTCTATTGGAATCATCTTAAGTTTTTTCTCTTCTCATCTAGCCATGGCATGCTACTTATTAACAGCCATTTTCTGGTTTGTCCAAGGCAAAGTTTTTTCAAAAGTAATTACAACTACTCAAACGGATACAGATGAATAG
- the pulA gene encoding type I pullulanase: MINNTVIVHYHSQAGKYFDLSLWQWQDGKLGNDAYFSKFDSFGAVAVLDYEAPYFLSHAYVIVKDQFWKKKTVDYRIEREYGLEKSEVWIVSDDPTPYYSRQAAISSRNYRVRNAHAYDMAVNSQRFDKKWGFSGWLGYRYLENQTSFRLWAPTAEKVDLIFFDSTDNTASVHRVYHMARGKGKNPDNHILNRHGIWEITIYGNHNYQSYVYRVHYRKQTFVETRDPYSIATTANGRRSVVIDPTNLVPEGFSVKHNQEATWRLDNPNQSVIYEMHVRDFSISETSGVSPENRGKFRGLFEKGTKNPQGDATCFDYVTNLGVTHIQLQPIFNYHQNIDEEGNYAYNWGYDPENFNVPEASYASTAHGPASSILELKEAIQAYHDAGLNVVIDVVFNHTYSSRDSAFQLSVPDYYYRMAPNGLFLNGSGCGNETASEKEMFRKYMIDSILYWVHEYNVDGFRFDLMGLHDVETMNQIRQAVDKVDPRIILYGEGWDMGTGLADYQKAKKENANLMPRIGFFNDTQRNAIKGAEVYGAFVEGFVSGAATEDVIAKAILGSDELNPFLSPEQVINYVEAHDNYNLNDLFWALNENDSIEIHTKRVQLATAMNILMQGITFMQLGQEFLRTKLHATGPLNELTQEDKHRAMNSYNASDSVNQVDWNLVTYEKDTIDFVKKLIFMKTKSDMFSFSTFDEIRRHVYIESATKGSGFISFTIKNSINYQFIFSIYGKRLREAKENDIIITNDKRFHNDNLIINNLTAMILDITEKPE; encoded by the coding sequence ATGATAAATAATACAGTCATCGTTCATTACCATAGTCAAGCTGGGAAATATTTTGACTTGAGCTTATGGCAATGGCAAGATGGTAAGTTAGGAAATGATGCTTATTTTTCAAAATTTGATAGTTTTGGAGCTGTTGCAGTTCTTGATTATGAAGCTCCCTATTTTCTTAGTCATGCCTATGTGATTGTAAAAGACCAATTTTGGAAGAAAAAGACTGTTGATTATCGGATTGAAAGAGAATATGGTCTGGAAAAAAGTGAAGTTTGGATTGTTAGCGATGATCCCACCCCTTATTATTCCAGACAGGCTGCTATCTCCAGTCGTAACTATCGGGTCCGCAACGCTCATGCCTATGACATGGCTGTTAATAGTCAACGCTTTGATAAAAAGTGGGGATTTTCTGGCTGGCTTGGCTATCGTTACTTAGAAAACCAAACTTCCTTTAGACTTTGGGCTCCTACAGCTGAAAAAGTAGATTTAATCTTTTTTGATTCGACGGATAATACTGCTAGTGTCCATCGAGTCTATCATATGGCGCGCGGTAAAGGGAAGAATCCAGACAATCACATTTTGAACCGTCATGGGATCTGGGAGATAACTATTTATGGTAACCATAATTATCAATCTTATGTTTACCGTGTTCATTATCGAAAACAAACTTTCGTGGAAACCCGTGATCCATATTCGATTGCGACTACTGCTAATGGTCGGCGATCTGTCGTAATAGATCCCACAAATTTAGTTCCCGAAGGATTCTCTGTTAAGCACAATCAAGAAGCGACTTGGCGTTTAGATAACCCGAATCAGTCAGTAATATATGAAATGCATGTTCGTGATTTTTCAATATCTGAAACCTCAGGAGTAAGCCCAGAAAATAGAGGAAAATTTAGAGGCCTTTTTGAAAAAGGTACTAAAAATCCGCAAGGTGATGCAACTTGTTTTGATTATGTGACTAATTTAGGTGTTACACATATTCAACTACAACCTATTTTTAACTATCATCAGAATATTGATGAAGAAGGCAACTACGCTTATAACTGGGGTTATGATCCTGAGAATTTCAATGTTCCAGAAGCTAGCTATGCGAGTACTGCGCATGGACCAGCAAGTAGTATTTTGGAGCTGAAAGAGGCTATTCAAGCATACCATGATGCGGGTTTGAATGTTGTAATCGATGTCGTCTTTAATCACACATATTCAAGCCGAGATTCAGCCTTTCAATTATCAGTGCCAGATTATTATTACCGCATGGCCCCAAACGGATTATTCCTAAATGGATCTGGATGTGGTAATGAAACTGCTAGTGAAAAAGAAATGTTTCGCAAATATATGATTGACTCTATATTGTATTGGGTACATGAATACAATGTTGATGGCTTTCGATTTGACTTAATGGGTCTGCATGATGTTGAAACGATGAATCAGATTAGACAAGCAGTTGATAAAGTTGATCCTCGGATTATTTTATATGGTGAAGGTTGGGACATGGGAACTGGCTTAGCTGATTACCAAAAAGCTAAAAAAGAAAATGCTAATTTAATGCCTAGAATTGGTTTCTTCAATGATACCCAAAGAAATGCAATAAAAGGAGCAGAAGTCTATGGTGCTTTTGTAGAAGGATTTGTATCTGGTGCTGCAACTGAAGATGTTATTGCTAAAGCTATATTAGGTAGTGACGAATTAAACCCATTCCTTAGTCCTGAACAAGTTATTAATTATGTGGAAGCGCATGATAATTACAATCTAAATGATTTATTCTGGGCCTTAAATGAAAATGATAGTATTGAAATTCATACCAAACGTGTTCAATTAGCAACAGCAATGAACATCTTAATGCAAGGTATTACCTTTATGCAGTTAGGACAAGAATTTCTAAGAACTAAGCTACATGCAACTGGGCCACTTAATGAGTTAACTCAAGAAGACAAGCATAGAGCGATGAATTCATACAATGCTTCGGATAGTGTTAATCAGGTTGATTGGAATTTGGTAACTTATGAAAAAGATACCATAGATTTTGTAAAAAAATTGATTTTTATGAAAACTAAATCAGATATGTTTTCATTTTCAACTTTTGATGAGATTCGGCGTCATGTATATATTGAGAGTGCAACAAAAGGTAGCGGTTTTATAAGTTTTACGATAAAAAATTCAATAAATTATCAATTTATTTTCAGTATTTATGGGAAACGTTTGCGAGAGGCTAAAGAAAATGATATAATTATTACCAATGATAAGCGCTTTCACAATGATAATTTAATTATTAATAACTTGACAGCTATGATCCTTGATATTACTGAAAAACCTGAGTAA
- the glgD gene encoding glucose-1-phosphate adenylyltransferase subunit GlgD, translating into MKSDKYSAILGSAIGFPEMEGLTDKRPLANLPFDGKYRLIDFNLSNLANAGIRSIYGIFRGENIRSVFDHVRSGREWGLNSLLSHYFLGFYNTKESDQEADGDYYEQILTYLKRSGSDQTIYMSCDILCNIELEQVIHLHNANHRNITAVYKKTPVSSISPENDILEIDETDTVVGRSTIHEKEGIEKMSAGIYVVNTDWLIEKMEIEAQKERPKKLRFLLRDLTVDEGALAFEYTGYMANIHSVKSYYDANMDMLEPHKFYSLLYSNQRIYTRVKNEEATYFDKTSVVNNSQFASGSVIKGTVNNSIISRNCYLEEGAVVKNSIVSPKVKIGKDARIEYAIIDKSVRIADGVSVKGTPENPVVVAKGSHVIEDHIK; encoded by the coding sequence ATGAAGAGTGATAAGTATTCAGCTATTTTAGGTAGTGCAATTGGTTTTCCTGAAATGGAAGGTTTAACTGACAAACGTCCATTAGCAAACTTACCTTTCGACGGGAAATATCGGCTCATAGACTTTAATTTATCAAATCTGGCAAATGCTGGAATTAGAAGTATTTATGGTATTTTCCGTGGAGAAAACATTCGTTCCGTATTTGATCATGTCCGTAGTGGTCGTGAATGGGGGCTTAATTCATTACTAAGCCATTATTTTCTAGGATTTTATAACACTAAGGAAAGTGATCAAGAAGCAGATGGGGATTATTATGAACAAATCCTGACATATTTAAAACGTTCTGGGTCAGATCAAACCATTTACATGTCATGTGATATTTTATGTAATATCGAATTAGAACAAGTTATTCATTTACATAATGCAAACCACCGTAATATCACTGCTGTTTATAAAAAAACACCTGTTTCTTCAATCTCACCTGAAAATGATATTTTAGAAATTGATGAGACTGATACAGTTGTTGGCAGAAGTACCATTCATGAAAAAGAAGGCATCGAGAAAATGTCTGCTGGGATCTATGTTGTCAATACAGATTGGTTGATTGAAAAAATGGAAATTGAAGCTCAAAAGGAACGCCCTAAAAAATTACGTTTCTTATTAAGAGATCTAACTGTTGACGAAGGTGCATTAGCTTTTGAGTATACAGGTTATATGGCAAATATTCATTCAGTTAAATCTTACTATGATGCCAATATGGATATGTTAGAACCTCATAAATTTTATTCACTTCTTTACTCAAATCAACGTATCTATACGCGTGTGAAAAATGAAGAAGCAACTTACTTTGATAAAACTTCCGTTGTTAACAATTCTCAATTTGCATCAGGATCAGTTATTAAAGGAACTGTAAATAATTCTATTATTTCGCGGAATTGTTACCTTGAAGAAGGTGCAGTAGTTAAAAATAGTATTGTTTCACCCAAAGTTAAAATTGGTAAGGATGCTCGAATCGAATATGCAATAATTGATAAATCAGTAAGAATTGCAGATGGTGTTTCCGTTAAAGGTACACCAGAAAATCCTGTCGTTGTCGCAAAAGGTAGTCATGTTATTGAGGATCACATTAAATGA
- a CDS encoding QueT transporter family protein → MKNFTVRDYVQIALVAALYVVLTITPPLNAISYGMYQFRVSEMMNFLAFYNKKYIIAVTIGCMIANFYSFGLIDVFIGGGSTLVFVSLGVYLFKKYKSDYLFNGMLNKAFLYFSIFFALSMITVAIELSFFGSPLFLTWFTTALGEFVSLIIGSIIIDKLSKQVDLTV, encoded by the coding sequence ATGAAAAATTTTACAGTACGTGATTATGTCCAAATTGCATTAGTTGCAGCTTTATATGTCGTTTTAACGATTACCCCGCCACTCAACGCAATCTCTTATGGAATGTATCAATTTCGCGTTTCTGAAATGATGAACTTTTTAGCTTTTTACAATAAAAAGTACATTATTGCTGTAACAATCGGCTGTATGATTGCTAATTTTTACAGTTTTGGTTTAATTGATGTATTTATTGGAGGAGGTTCAACCTTAGTATTTGTTAGCTTAGGAGTCTACTTATTCAAGAAATATAAATCAGATTATTTATTTAATGGGATGTTAAATAAAGCTTTTCTTTATTTTTCAATCTTTTTTGCACTATCAATGATTACAGTAGCTATTGAACTGAGTTTCTTTGGTTCACCATTATTCCTAACATGGTTTACGACAGCCCTAGGAGAATTTGTATCTTTAATTATTGGTTCAATCATTATTGATAAATTGTCAAAACAGGTTGATTTGACTGTTTAA
- a CDS encoding diacylglycerol kinase family lipid kinase, with protein sequence MKKRKKARLIYNPTSGQEIMKKNVADVLNILEGFGYETSAFQTTAAKHSAQNEARRAGEVGFDLIIAAGGDGTINEVVSGIAPLKKRPMMAIIPTGTTNDFARALKIPRANPIQAAKLIGKNQTIKMDIGQAREDVYFINIAAAGSLTELTYSVPSQLKTMFGYLAYLAKGVELLPRVSNVPVKITYDDGVFEGNVSMIFAAITNSVGGFEMIAPDAKLDDGKFTLILVKTANLFEIVHLLRLVIDGGKHLKDRRIEYIKTSKVDIQPKSDKRMMINLDGEYGGDAPLKLINLKNHITFFADTDLISNDAYSVIADEPEIEEIAQKFAHEVEDLEGELGE encoded by the coding sequence ATGAAAAAAAGAAAAAAAGCTAGACTAATTTATAATCCTACATCAGGCCAAGAAATTATGAAAAAAAATGTGGCTGATGTTCTTAATATTTTGGAAGGGTTTGGCTATGAAACATCTGCGTTTCAAACAACTGCAGCGAAGCATTCAGCACAAAATGAAGCTAGAAGAGCTGGTGAAGTAGGATTTGACTTAATAATTGCAGCTGGTGGTGATGGCACAATTAATGAAGTTGTTAGCGGAATTGCTCCTTTGAAAAAACGTCCAATGATGGCCATCATTCCAACAGGGACAACAAATGACTTTGCTAGAGCATTGAAAATTCCACGAGCAAACCCAATTCAAGCAGCTAAATTAATTGGTAAAAACCAAACCATAAAAATGGATATTGGACAAGCAAGAGAAGATGTATATTTCATCAATATTGCTGCTGCAGGTAGTTTAACGGAATTAACCTATAGTGTTCCAAGTCAATTAAAAACCATGTTTGGTTATCTTGCATACTTAGCAAAAGGAGTAGAATTACTTCCTCGAGTTAGTAATGTACCAGTTAAAATAACCTATGACGATGGTGTCTTTGAAGGCAATGTGTCCATGATATTTGCTGCAATTACAAATTCAGTTGGTGGTTTTGAAATGATTGCTCCTGATGCTAAATTGGATGATGGAAAATTTACATTAATCCTGGTCAAAACAGCTAACCTATTTGAAATTGTACACTTGTTACGTTTAGTTATTGATGGTGGTAAACATTTAAAAGATAGACGAATAGAATATATTAAAACTAGTAAAGTAGATATCCAACCAAAATCGGATAAACGAATGATGATCAATCTCGATGGGGAATACGGTGGTGACGCCCCTCTTAAGCTAATAAACTTGAAGAATCATATTACATTTTTTGCTGATACCGATTTAATATCAAATGATGCTTATAGTGTAATTGCTGATGAACCAGAAATTGAAGAAATTGCTCAAAAATTTGCCCATGAAGTTGAAGACTTAGAAGGTGAATTAGGGGAATAA
- the ligA gene encoding NAD-dependent DNA ligase LigA: MEKRIKELTDLLNQYRLEYYTNDSPSVSDQDYDRLYHELVQLEEEYPEYALKDSPTQAVGGLVLTGFEKYQHAYPLYSLQDAFSPEELYSFDRRVKAEFPSAEYVAELKIDGLSISLNYQEGKLVTGATRGDGSIGENITENIKRIKDIPHQLDQAIDITVRGEAYMSRKSFQQINLERQENGETEFANPRNAAAGTLRQLDTSIVAKRELASFLYQEASPTDELSQELVLEKLDNLGFSVNPRRLITQSMDEIWDFIQAIEIERDQLSYDIDGIVIKVNSLAMQEELGFTIKAPRWAVAYKFQAEEKEAEIRSVDWTVGRTGVVTPTANLTPVKLAGTTVSRATLHNVDYIEHKDIRIGDTVIVYKAGDIIPAVLRVVTDKRRDDSEPMPIPSLCPSCQSELIHFEDEVALRCINPLCPNLIQRSLEHFASRNAMNISGLGPAIVEKLYSANLIHDVADIYKLNLEQLLALEGIKEKSAEKLLTAITNSKKNSADKLLFGLGIRHVGAKASRILLEEFGDIESLVEANQEEISQIDGLGTVIAKSIARYFEKAEAQLLLSELKSAGLNLSYLGKKIDKTAKLFGMTVVLTGKLEQLTRNEAKAKLESLGAKVTSSVSKKTDLLVAGSDAGSKLDKASTLGIRIEDEDWLVNLS; this comes from the coding sequence ATGGAAAAACGAATAAAAGAATTAACGGATTTATTAAACCAATACCGTCTGGAGTACTATACCAATGATAGTCCGAGTGTTAGTGACCAAGACTACGATAGGCTATATCATGAGTTGGTTCAATTAGAAGAAGAATATCCCGAATATGCTTTAAAAGATAGTCCAACACAAGCAGTCGGTGGACTAGTTTTAACAGGTTTCGAAAAATATCAACACGCATATCCGCTCTATAGTTTACAGGATGCCTTTTCACCGGAAGAGTTGTACTCATTTGACCGACGAGTTAAAGCAGAATTTCCAAGTGCTGAGTATGTAGCAGAATTGAAAATAGATGGCTTATCAATTTCCCTTAATTATCAAGAAGGTAAGTTAGTCACAGGAGCAACACGTGGTGATGGTAGTATTGGTGAAAACATTACAGAGAATATCAAACGGATTAAAGATATTCCTCACCAGTTAGATCAAGCAATTGATATTACTGTCCGTGGTGAAGCATATATGTCACGGAAATCTTTCCAACAAATTAACTTAGAACGGCAAGAAAATGGTGAAACTGAGTTTGCCAATCCAAGGAATGCGGCAGCTGGAACATTACGTCAGTTAGATACATCAATTGTTGCTAAGAGAGAGTTAGCAAGCTTCCTATATCAAGAAGCTAGCCCCACAGATGAATTAAGTCAAGAGTTAGTTCTAGAAAAGTTAGACAACTTAGGCTTCTCAGTTAACCCACGTCGCCTTATCACGCAATCTATGGATGAGATTTGGGACTTTATTCAAGCAATTGAAATTGAACGAGACCAATTATCTTATGATATTGATGGGATTGTTATTAAAGTAAACAGTCTAGCAATGCAAGAAGAGTTGGGCTTTACCATCAAAGCACCAAGATGGGCTGTTGCTTATAAGTTTCAAGCTGAAGAAAAAGAAGCAGAAATTCGATCAGTCGATTGGACAGTAGGTCGAACAGGTGTTGTAACGCCAACAGCCAATTTAACACCGGTTAAATTGGCAGGGACGACAGTAAGTCGAGCAACCTTGCATAATGTCGATTACATCGAACATAAAGATATTCGAATTGGAGATACAGTAATTGTCTATAAAGCAGGAGATATAATACCTGCAGTTTTACGGGTCGTTACAGATAAACGTCGAGATGATTCTGAACCAATGCCGATTCCCAGTCTATGTCCGTCTTGTCAGAGTGAATTGATTCATTTTGAGGATGAAGTGGCCTTAAGATGTATCAATCCACTATGTCCAAATTTAATTCAAAGAAGTTTAGAACATTTTGCTAGCCGAAATGCAATGAATATTTCTGGCTTGGGTCCCGCAATTGTCGAGAAGCTCTATTCAGCAAACCTAATTCATGATGTAGCTGATATTTATAAATTAAATCTTGAACAATTATTAGCTTTAGAAGGTATTAAAGAAAAGTCTGCCGAAAAATTATTAACAGCGATAACTAATTCAAAGAAAAATTCAGCTGATAAACTATTGTTTGGTTTAGGAATTCGGCATGTCGGTGCTAAAGCCAGCCGTATATTATTGGAAGAATTTGGTGATATCGAATCGCTAGTTGAGGCCAACCAAGAAGAAATAAGTCAGATAGATGGATTAGGCACAGTGATTGCCAAATCCATCGCTCGATACTTTGAAAAAGCCGAAGCCCAATTATTACTGTCAGAATTAAAAAGTGCTGGATTAAATCTTTCTTATTTAGGTAAGAAAATTGATAAAACAGCAAAATTGTTTGGTATGACAGTTGTTTTAACAGGAAAACTAGAACAATTGACTAGGAATGAAGCCAAAGCAAAATTAGAATCTCTTGGGGCAAAAGTTACCTCAAGTGTTTCAAAAAAAACAGACCTATTAGTCGCTGGAAGTGATGCTGGGTCAAAATTAGACAAAGCCAGTACTCTCGGAATTAGAATTGAGGATGAAGACTGGCTAGTGAATTTGTCATAA
- the glgB gene encoding 1,4-alpha-glucan branching protein GlgB, translating into MTNDLDLYTFGTGENFHIQDYFGVHKTSQNGEQAYVFRVWAPNAETISLIGDFTNWFENPVPMEVNEAGVWEVISNLPKEGQIYKYLVKRQGGHVIEKIDPLAIVFENRPGTGAKVKTLTPKKWQDGLWMGRRKRFGFKKRPVNIYEMHANSWKNDNEGQPYQFKELKNELIPYLKKMNYTHVEFMPLMAHPLGMSWGYQLMGYFAFETTFGNPEDFQDFVEECHLNNIGVLVDWVPGHYTKNDDALAYFDGTPTYEYQDHDRAHNYGWDALNFDLGKNQVQSFLISSAMFWLETYHLDGIRVDAVSNMLYLDYDQGPWQPNVNGGNHNLEAIAFLQKLNQTIKDKYPDVMMIAEEATSDIPITKPISEGGLGFDYKWNMGWMNDVLRFYEQDPFYRKFNFNLLTFSFMYCFDENFILPFSHDEVVHGKKSLMHKMWGDRNNQFSGLRNLLTYQICHPGKKLLFMGSEFGQFLEWKYDDQLVWDSLNDDLNQKMAYFTATLNQFYKDNNNLWQNDENYDGIEIIDADNLDQTVLSFCRQNDKGDLLLCVFNMTPVERPNFTIGVPVAGQYEEIFNTELEVFGGVWKETNPNKTTENEDWKSYHETLTFTLPALGASIWKVKRRIRRK; encoded by the coding sequence ATGACAAATGACTTAGATCTTTATACTTTTGGGACTGGGGAAAATTTTCATATTCAAGATTACTTTGGAGTACATAAAACAAGTCAAAATGGCGAACAAGCGTATGTCTTCAGAGTTTGGGCACCAAATGCGGAGACAATTAGTTTAATTGGAGATTTTACTAATTGGTTTGAAAATCCAGTTCCAATGGAAGTAAATGAAGCTGGAGTTTGGGAAGTTATAAGCAACTTACCCAAAGAAGGCCAAATATATAAATATCTAGTCAAGAGGCAAGGTGGACATGTTATTGAAAAAATCGATCCGCTAGCTATTGTATTCGAAAACCGTCCAGGAACTGGAGCAAAAGTTAAAACACTTACTCCTAAAAAGTGGCAAGATGGTTTATGGATGGGAAGACGGAAACGTTTTGGCTTTAAAAAACGTCCCGTTAATATCTATGAAATGCATGCTAACTCTTGGAAAAATGACAATGAAGGCCAACCTTATCAGTTTAAAGAGCTGAAAAATGAATTAATCCCTTATCTTAAGAAAATGAATTATACCCATGTCGAATTTATGCCACTTATGGCTCATCCATTAGGTATGAGTTGGGGTTATCAATTAATGGGATATTTTGCTTTCGAAACTACATTTGGCAATCCAGAAGATTTCCAGGATTTTGTTGAAGAATGTCATCTAAATAACATTGGAGTTTTAGTTGACTGGGTACCAGGACATTATACAAAAAATGATGATGCCCTTGCTTATTTCGATGGGACACCTACATATGAATATCAAGATCATGATCGGGCACATAACTATGGTTGGGATGCACTAAATTTTGATTTAGGTAAGAATCAAGTACAGTCATTTTTGATTTCAAGCGCTATGTTTTGGTTGGAAACCTATCATTTAGACGGTATCAGAGTTGATGCTGTAAGTAATATGCTCTACCTTGATTATGATCAAGGGCCATGGCAACCAAATGTTAATGGGGGTAACCATAATCTAGAAGCAATTGCATTTTTGCAAAAATTGAATCAAACAATTAAAGATAAATATCCTGATGTCATGATGATTGCAGAAGAAGCAACTTCAGATATTCCAATAACTAAACCAATTTCAGAAGGTGGACTTGGCTTTGATTATAAATGGAATATGGGATGGATGAATGATGTTTTAAGGTTTTACGAACAAGATCCATTTTACCGTAAATTTAATTTTAACTTGTTGACTTTTAGCTTCATGTATTGTTTTGATGAGAATTTTATTCTTCCTTTTTCACATGACGAAGTTGTACATGGTAAAAAAAGTCTAATGCATAAAATGTGGGGTGACCGAAATAACCAATTTAGTGGATTAAGAAATTTACTAACCTACCAGATTTGTCATCCAGGGAAAAAATTATTATTCATGGGATCTGAATTTGGCCAATTTCTCGAATGGAAATATGATGATCAATTGGTTTGGGATAGTTTAAATGATGATCTTAACCAAAAAATGGCATATTTCACTGCAACCTTAAATCAATTTTACAAAGATAATAATAATCTTTGGCAAAATGACGAAAATTATGATGGTATTGAAATAATTGATGCAGATAACTTGGATCAGACAGTCCTATCCTTCTGTCGTCAAAACGATAAAGGTGATTTATTGCTTTGTGTTTTCAATATGACACCAGTAGAACGTCCTAATTTCACAATTGGTGTTCCAGTAGCTGGTCAATATGAAGAAATATTTAATACTGAACTTGAAGTTTTCGGTGGTGTATGGAAAGAAACGAATCCAAACAAAACAACTGAAAATGAAGATTGGAAATCTTATCATGAGACATTGACATTTACTTTACCAGCATTAGGTGCTAGTATTTGGAAAGTTAAACGTCGCATTAGGAGAAAATAA
- a CDS encoding glucose-1-phosphate adenylyltransferase, producing the protein MKNEMLALILAGGQGTRLGKLTQSIAKPAVQFGGRYRIIDFALSNCANSGIHNVGVITQYQPLALNSHIGNGSSWGLDGIDSGATILQPYSATEGNRWFQGTSHAIYQNIDYIDSINPEYVLILSGDHIYKMDYDEMLQTHKDNLASLTVAVIDVPLKEASRFGIMNTDTNDRIVEFDEKPEHPKSTKASMGIYIFDWKRLRNMLVDAEKNNVDMDDFGKNVIPAYLEAGERVYTYNFAGYWKDVGTIESLWEANMEYIAEDNELDSRDRSWKIYSKNHIAPPNFISEEAKVRDSLVVDGCFVTGSVDHSILSANVQVKKDAEIKDSFIMSGATIGEGAKIFKAIIGEGAVIGNNVIIDGSDEIQVVGYNEIVGVSNEE; encoded by the coding sequence ATGAAAAATGAAATGTTAGCTCTCATACTAGCAGGTGGTCAGGGTACCCGTTTAGGGAAATTGACACAAAGCATTGCAAAACCTGCAGTACAATTTGGTGGACGTTATCGTATTATCGATTTTGCTTTGTCTAACTGTGCAAATTCGGGTATCCATAACGTTGGAGTAATCACACAATACCAACCACTCGCTTTGAATAGTCATATTGGTAATGGTTCATCATGGGGCTTGGATGGAATTGATAGCGGTGCCACAATTTTACAACCTTATTCAGCAACTGAGGGAAATCGTTGGTTCCAAGGTACGAGTCATGCGATTTATCAAAATATTGACTATATTGATAGTATCAATCCTGAATATGTTCTCATTTTATCAGGGGACCATATTTACAAAATGGACTATGACGAAATGCTTCAAACACATAAAGATAACTTAGCGAGCTTAACAGTTGCTGTTATCGATGTGCCTCTTAAAGAAGCAAGTCGTTTTGGAATTATGAATACTGATACTAATGATCGTATCGTTGAATTTGATGAAAAACCTGAGCATCCAAAATCTACAAAAGCATCAATGGGGATTTACATCTTTGACTGGAAACGTTTAAGAAACATGCTCGTTGATGCTGAAAAAAACAATGTAGACATGGATGACTTTGGAAAGAATGTTATTCCTGCCTATCTTGAAGCAGGTGAACGTGTTTATACATATAACTTTGCAGGTTACTGGAAAGATGTTGGTACTATTGAATCATTATGGGAAGCAAATATGGAATATATTGCTGAGGACAATGAATTAGATAGCCGTGACCGTTCATGGAAAATTTATTCTAAAAATCATATTGCACCTCCAAATTTTATATCTGAAGAGGCTAAAGTTAGAGATTCATTAGTTGTCGATGGTTGTTTTGTCACAGGTTCTGTTGACCATTCAATTCTTTCAGCTAATGTTCAGGTCAAAAAAGATGCTGAAATTAAAGATTCATTTATTATGAGTGGTGCTACAATCGGTGAGGGTGCGAAAATTTTTAAAGCCATCATCGGTGAAGGCGCTGTTATCGGAAACAATGTCATTATTGATGGTAGTGACGAGATTCAAGTTGTAGGCTATAATGAAATTGTGGGGGTTTCAAATGAAGAGTGA